The Bradyrhizobium sp. WBAH42 genome includes a window with the following:
- a CDS encoding chloramphenicol acetyltransferase codes for MAAKALSVQPTVDPSAKLHETRLGAYTEVGARTILHEVAMGDYSYVVNDAQITYTTIGKFCSIAAMTRINPGNHPMHRATQAHFTYRSSAYFEGASDDFEFFDWRRQHHVHIGHDVWIGHGAIVLPGRNIGTGAVIAAGAIVTKDVPAYTIVAGNPARIVRRRFSEEIAGRLAKLAWWDWDHDKLRATLPDFRKLGIEDFLSTYEARASSLANSPASKRSAVA; via the coding sequence ATGGCCGCCAAAGCTCTTTCGGTTCAGCCGACCGTCGATCCCTCGGCCAAGCTGCACGAGACCAGGCTCGGCGCCTATACCGAGGTCGGCGCCCGCACCATCCTGCATGAAGTGGCGATGGGCGATTACTCCTATGTCGTGAACGACGCGCAGATCACCTACACCACCATCGGAAAATTCTGTTCGATCGCGGCGATGACCCGGATCAATCCCGGCAACCATCCGATGCATCGCGCCACGCAGGCGCACTTCACCTACCGCTCCAGCGCCTATTTCGAGGGTGCGAGCGACGATTTCGAGTTCTTCGACTGGCGGCGCCAGCATCACGTTCATATCGGCCATGACGTCTGGATCGGCCATGGCGCGATCGTGCTGCCGGGCCGCAACATCGGCACCGGCGCGGTGATCGCCGCCGGCGCGATCGTCACCAAGGACGTGCCGGCCTACACCATCGTCGCCGGCAACCCAGCCCGTATCGTACGGCGGCGGTTCTCGGAGGAGATCGCCGGACGCCTTGCAAAGCTTGCCTGGTGGGACTGGGATCACGACAAATTGCGCGCGACGCTGCCCGATTTCCGCAAGCTCGGGATTGAAGATTTCCTCTCGACATACGAAGCACGGGCAAGCTCACTCGCCAATTCCCCTGCCAGCAAACGAAGCGCGGTCGCGTGA
- a CDS encoding alpha-D-ribose 1-methylphosphonate 5-triphosphate diphosphatase, producing MTDIFIEGGRALIGAELAETSLLVSGTDIAAIDASRGRARLTLDARDLLVLPGIVDLHGDAFERQMMPRAGVDFPIDVALADSDRQAISNGITTVFHATTCSWEPGLRSADNARGLMEAIERQRPQFAADTRFHLRHETYNLDAEAEIAQWLSEGRVDLFAFNDHMDGTVADMAKPRKRNRMVERTGLSSEDFDKLVERVVSRAAEVPASVSRLAAFARAAEVRMLSHDDASPTMRRDFRELGALIAEFPINEETARAAASHGDAIVYGAPNVVRGGSHTGWTRASDMIAKGLCSVLASDYYYPAQLLAAFRLAADGVVPLAQAWDLVSAGPARATGLTDRGLLAEGRRADILLVDDSVELRPRLIAVISGGKLVHLTDATRLLTTAATPREAIVAA from the coding sequence GTGACAGACATATTCATCGAAGGCGGCCGGGCCTTGATCGGCGCCGAGCTCGCCGAAACCTCTCTTCTCGTCTCCGGAACGGACATTGCAGCGATCGATGCCTCTCGCGGCCGGGCGCGGCTGACGCTCGACGCGCGTGACCTGCTGGTGCTGCCCGGCATCGTCGATCTGCATGGCGATGCCTTCGAGCGGCAGATGATGCCGCGCGCCGGCGTCGACTTTCCGATCGACGTTGCGCTCGCCGACAGCGACCGCCAGGCGATCAGCAATGGCATCACCACCGTGTTTCACGCCACGACCTGCTCCTGGGAGCCGGGCCTGCGCAGCGCCGACAATGCGCGCGGCCTGATGGAGGCGATCGAGCGGCAGCGCCCGCAATTCGCCGCCGACACCCGCTTCCACCTGCGGCACGAGACCTACAATCTCGATGCCGAGGCCGAGATCGCACAATGGCTCAGCGAGGGCCGCGTCGACCTGTTCGCTTTCAATGATCACATGGACGGCACGGTCGCCGACATGGCCAAGCCGCGCAAGCGCAACCGCATGGTGGAGCGCACCGGGCTGTCGAGCGAGGATTTTGACAAGCTGGTCGAGCGTGTGGTCTCGCGCGCCGCCGAGGTGCCGGCTTCGGTATCACGGCTGGCCGCTTTTGCCCGCGCAGCCGAGGTGCGGATGCTCTCGCATGACGACGCGAGCCCAACGATGCGCCGGGACTTTCGCGAGCTCGGCGCCTTGATCGCGGAATTTCCGATCAACGAGGAAACGGCGCGGGCTGCGGCCAGCCACGGCGATGCCATCGTCTATGGCGCGCCGAACGTCGTGCGGGGCGGCAGCCACACCGGCTGGACCAGGGCCTCCGACATGATCGCCAAAGGGCTCTGCTCGGTGCTGGCGTCGGACTATTACTATCCCGCGCAGCTGCTCGCCGCGTTCCGCCTGGCCGCCGATGGCGTGGTGCCGCTGGCTCAGGCCTGGGATCTGGTCTCCGCCGGCCCGGCGCGCGCGACCGGCCTCACCGATCGCGGCCTGCTCGCGGAGGGGCGCCGCGCTGACATTCTCCTCGTCGACGACAGCGTGGAGCTGCGGCCGCGGCTGATCGCGGTGATCTCAGGCGGCAAGCTCGTGCATCTCACCGACGCGACGCGGCTGCTCACCACGGCAGCAACGCCGCGCGAGGCTATCGTTGCGGCATGA
- the phnC gene encoding phosphonate ABC transporter ATP-binding protein, with translation MLVVEGLTCRFGAKAAVDDASFQVSPGGFVGVIGRSGAGKSTLLRTINRLVTPTGGRILFDGVDVTLLRGKELRQWRARSAMIFQQFNLVGRLDVLTNVLMGRLATMPAWRSLSQAWPEQDKALAMSALEQFDIASLAAQRADQLSGGQQQRVAIARALVQQPDIILADEPIASLDPRNTKIVMDALLRINKHFGITVLCNLHSLDLARTYCDRLIGMAAGRVVFDGAPAALTDHVARELYDLEAADVVGGLPVPAPEGVPALGTAAAA, from the coding sequence ATGCTGGTGGTTGAAGGCCTGACGTGTCGCTTCGGCGCGAAAGCCGCGGTGGACGACGCTTCGTTTCAAGTTTCCCCCGGCGGCTTCGTCGGTGTGATCGGGCGATCCGGCGCCGGCAAGTCGACATTGCTGCGGACCATCAATCGCCTCGTGACGCCGACCGGGGGACGCATCCTGTTCGACGGCGTCGACGTCACCTTGCTGCGCGGCAAGGAGCTGCGGCAGTGGCGCGCCCGCTCGGCGATGATCTTCCAGCAGTTCAACCTGGTCGGTCGGCTCGACGTGCTCACCAATGTCCTGATGGGCCGTCTCGCCACGATGCCCGCCTGGCGCTCGCTGTCGCAGGCCTGGCCCGAGCAGGACAAGGCGCTGGCGATGTCGGCCCTCGAGCAGTTCGACATCGCTTCGCTCGCTGCCCAGCGGGCCGACCAGCTCTCCGGCGGCCAGCAGCAGCGCGTCGCGATCGCTCGCGCGCTGGTGCAGCAGCCCGACATCATCCTCGCCGACGAGCCGATCGCCTCGCTCGATCCGCGCAACACCAAGATCGTGATGGATGCGCTTTTGCGCATCAACAAGCATTTCGGTATCACGGTGCTCTGCAACCTGCATTCGCTCGATTTGGCCCGCACCTACTGCGACCGCCTGATCGGCATGGCCGCCGGGCGCGTGGTATTCGACGGCGCGCCGGCCGCGCTGACCGATCACGTCGCGCGCGAGCTCTACGATCTCGAAGCTGCCGACGTCGTGGGTGGCCTGCCTGTCCCGGCGCCCGAGGGCGTGCCGGCGCTCGGAACCGCCGCAGCCGCCTAA
- the phnD gene encoding phosphonate ABC transporter substrate-binding protein: MITRRLILAGAAALAFTASASADDWKAKYPELTFAVVPAENASGVTERWAPFMTYLSKELGVKVTLRIANDYAAVIEGQRAGNIHIASYGSAAFARARLTGVKSEAFANDINADGSTGYYSVFFVKASSAYKKIDDLKGKNLGLVDPNSTSGNNVPRFELDKMGIHDADAYFGKVVFTGSHENAMLALAQGTVEVAANQWTSDDDSTLAQMLTKGMLKNADGSAMKKDDFRIIHKSAPIINGPYAYNSDLPEDAKTAIAKAFFDAPAKDKAAFDRLSDGQKKGFHPATTKDWDGTIELIKFVDALRKKKAS; encoded by the coding sequence ATGATCACTCGCAGATTAATCCTGGCCGGCGCCGCTGCGCTCGCTTTCACCGCCTCCGCCTCGGCCGACGACTGGAAGGCCAAGTATCCCGAGCTGACCTTCGCCGTCGTCCCGGCCGAGAACGCGTCGGGCGTCACCGAGCGCTGGGCACCGTTCATGACTTATCTATCGAAAGAACTCGGCGTAAAGGTCACGCTGCGCATCGCCAACGACTATGCCGCGGTGATCGAAGGCCAGCGCGCCGGCAATATCCACATCGCCAGCTACGGCTCGGCCGCGTTCGCGCGTGCCCGCCTGACCGGCGTCAAGTCCGAGGCCTTCGCCAACGACATCAACGCCGACGGCTCGACCGGCTACTATTCGGTGTTCTTCGTCAAGGCAAGCAGCGCCTACAAGAAGATCGACGACCTGAAGGGCAAGAACCTCGGCCTCGTCGACCCGAACTCGACCTCCGGCAACAACGTGCCGCGCTTCGAGCTCGACAAGATGGGCATCCACGATGCCGACGCCTATTTCGGCAAGGTCGTCTTCACCGGCAGCCACGAGAACGCGATGCTGGCGCTGGCGCAGGGCACGGTCGAAGTCGCTGCCAACCAGTGGACCAGCGACGACGATTCCACGCTGGCGCAGATGCTGACCAAGGGGATGCTGAAGAACGCCGACGGCTCGGCGATGAAGAAGGACGATTTCCGCATCATCCACAAATCGGCGCCGATCATCAACGGCCCCTATGCCTACAATTCCGACCTGCCGGAAGACGCCAAGACCGCCATTGCCAAGGCGTTCTTCGACGCGCCGGCCAAGGACAAGGCCGCGTTCGACCGTCTCTCCGACGGCCAGAAGAAGGGCTTTCATCCCGCCACCACCAAGGACTGGGATGGCACGATCGAGCTGATCAAGTTCGTCGACGCACTGCGTAAGAAGAAGGCGTCCTGA